Within Topomyia yanbarensis strain Yona2022 chromosome 2, ASM3024719v1, whole genome shotgun sequence, the genomic segment aggggtcccgtttcaaaatatcggctgcggcgccgcgtcagattttgaacgttaataacttttatcatacttaacagaatgatttgatttttaggccaatttgttgcaaatatgttcctctatgctgtattaaaatttgaagtatgtataacatgtactaataacaaaaaaaatgtgttttgaaaaatctttcgaaaacgactcggaaaagtgaaaattttcagcccatcccgcacagagccgtcgttatggtagaccaaccgaacaataaaataatgaaaagtttatatataggtccattacatgtttgttcgtatggttattcgcattgggttgcttgacgagagcacttggtgggggaaagacggcatattcttttggttaggccattagaagccggacggaaaggaacggctcatgcacggcacgagaacgagcgagaaagcgatagtagtgcatattagcgcgattatataaatatctgtcggtcggtttttctcatcattcgtattcgttcaagcactagcaagcaggcagtccgaagaaaagcagttggcgatgacgacggcggaaaaagtgccccagctactggtgactcatcgcaacccgatcaggaactgtcgccctgcaagaatttcgccccaactaaagggcaacagagtaggctatcgttccagcgtctgggtcgtgagattgtgcaggactgcaaagtcgagctacgcttacaaagctcagtcgtaatgatgccccgagaagccaacgatgcctacttggtcggtttgttcgagaatgcaaaatagtgcgttctagctcaccgtgtccgcggggagtgcatctgaattatgctcccgcaataaaacaataaacggttctttacaggaccaattaattgtgttctaataagagttaaactgtaatttacattttatggtgtataacaaataattttcagaaagcaatataagaaatacgatgtgtggaaagaaagagaatttaaattatcctctctcgctcgttttcgtgcactgcttttccattcctttctgctgctaataccatcataactaaaaggaatgtgcgtgttcccccaccatctcatgaccagtgttgccacaattgcatgtcgctattacaatttgaattattttattgatcctctctagtattgataaaatatagaacgtgcaaagtacactagtcgcatgcttttattcgaactttttggaagcctccgttgattaactgcataaatcgatttgtttggtcagctccttgctagtagcaaactaaatagcctttatcagcgctaacaaataacacgaaagaatttaaatttgtgaaaatcttctccttccttcttttcaaatctgcaacattctttgaaaatattgttggaatgttgttattgaaaaactgaacatgcaagtttgctagcactggccactagattgaaggcgatggaaagacagaatattcgttttggttatgctagtattggtagccgaacggaaaggaaaggcacaggaatggcacgaaaacgagcgggagagcgatagtagtgctttctcgtgttttcatatatgaatattggtcggtcggtttttctcatcattcgtattcgttcaagcactagcaagcagccagtccaccggaggaaagcagttggcgatgatgacggtccgcaaaagtgccccagctactggtggcccatcgcaaccaactaccgatcaggaactgtcgccatgctagtatttcgccccaactaaagggcaacggagcaactaatccgctggctaacattccagcgcctggttcgtaaggttgtgtattacttcaaagtcgagctacgcttacaaaactcagccgtaatgaagccagtgcctacttggtcggtttgtgggagtgggcgtaaattacaataaaagcaacggttcttttcaggaccaatcaattgtgttctagtgagagttaaactgaaactttcattttaaggtgtgtagcaaattttcaacaagcaacataatacgttgggtggaaagaagtagcttgcacacggaacaaaaatttaaattatcctctcgctcgtttcgtgcactgcttttccattcctttctactgttataagtattaccaaaacgaatgtgttgttgcatgtgtttaagagaaacgttgaagtcgcatgcttctattcaagctttttggcagcccccgtgaactaactgcattaaatgatttttttgtgcagctccgtgctagtagcaaacaaaatggccctaccagtgtctgattcgtgagattgtgccggatttcaaagtcgagctaagcttataaagttcagccgtaatggtacccgaagaagccagtcttgtcgttttgttcgaggctacaaaacagttcgccaggcacgtaactatcatgccaaaaatatccaacgatccagcgcatcaccatcaacaccaacgccgataccaaaggttcttttcagaatcaccattattaccatagagaattatttgaaaatttcccattcaaacgtgattctgttgaatattattagatttaaattaacgtctcgaattgaaatcacgacgctccggttatgtgacagacattacccacccatctttttttattgtgaccacgactaacggtttaatatagacaccccatttcaatatttctgaaggaacagaaggtcgagtttggaaagtttgtaactttcattgtacttaaccaaattacacaatgttcgcactaatgatacagaaatatgatcaggaatcttctgttagatttgtaagtatgtataatttacatgaataaagaaaaattgattttcaggaatcaattattatctgttcttccattggccagtactacgcgacttcctcatgctaacaattaatttcatcgttagccatctccctcaccaaggccaacaacgccaacaaaaccggtccttttcaggaccaccatcatttttgtaaagaataatttgaaatattcctcgcccaaatcagcttttgtccgaaaatcctaatgagtatcaacatatttgaagaacgtgttccttatgtattctacatctctccggttatgtcgcagacattacccacccatcttttttgttttttcgtttTCTTCTCTTTCCTGTTCCCTTTTTGCCTTTATGcctttttgtgttttttgtctttttgccttttttccgtttttccatttttcctttttctattttttctttattttccttttttccttttatccatttttcctattattccatttttccttttttctttttttccttttttcttttttccttttttaatttttttccatttttccttttttttccttttttgtatttttgttccTTTTTTACTTTCGTCCTTTTTTCTCTATTTTCATTTTCCCCTTTTTTcctcttttctttttttacgtttttccttttttcccgttttttcatttttcccattcacctttttttcttttttttcctttttcattttttcttttgtcattttttcctttcttttttttcttttttccttttttttcttgttttcctctttcctttttctttttttcctttcttcatttttttcttttttcttgctttcttttttcgcgttttttcatttttttatttttttctttttttctttttttttcttcctttttttcctttttaccttttttttttctttttttccatttttccttttttattctttttcctTGCTTTCTTCTttccttttttttccttttttccttctccttttttcttttttttttctttcttcctattttactttttttacttttttcctttcttttttcatttttttccatttttccttttttccatttctttttttcctttttttttgtttttctccttttttcctttcttccttttttcttttttctcttttttctcttatcctttttttcctttttctctattttcttttcttccttttttctctttttcctttttttcattttttccatttacttcttttctttttttccattttccctTTCTtcctttttatcattttttttgtcattttttcttttcttccttttttcctattttattttttcattttttctttttttcctttcattttttcttttttcttgctTTCTTTTTTCccgtttctttctttttttcatttttcactttttttttctttcttccttttttcctttttacctttttttttcttttttcctttttttcatttttccttttccttttttctttcttttcttcgtatttaactttttttcttttgttcttttttcatttttttccttttttccttttctcatttttttccctgtttttaattttttccttttttctttttttcctttcttccttttttaatttttcttttttctctttttgcttttttccttttttattttaccatttatatatatattttctttttattccttttttcctttttcccttttttccttttttcctttttcccttttttcctttttcattttttccttttttcttgtcattttttcttttcttttttccttttttatttttcactttttctttttttccttttttcctattttcctttctttccatttttccttttttttattctttttccttgctttcttttttcccttttttatttttccttattttctttttttcttattttactttttttccttttttccttttattcttttttcatttcttccatttttcctttcctcttatttttgtttttttcatttttttctctttttttctttttttctcttccttttttcatatttcctttttctcttttttcttttttctctttttccttttttatttttcccatttagttgttttctttttattccttttttcctgttttccttttacctttttcccttttttacttCTTCcctttttgcttttttcctattttcgtTTCTTcctttctttttccattttttccttttttcttttgtcactttttctttgattttttcctttttttttcttttttccttttatacttttttccttttttcttttttgttcctttttttccttttttttccttttttcctgttttcccttcttccttttttccttttctccttttttcctttttttccttttttctttttttctttttttccttttttctttttttccttttttcccttttttccttttttccttttttccttttttccttttttcttttttccttttttccttttttccttttttccttttttcctttttttcctttttttccttttttccttctttccttttcccttttttcctttttcctttcttcctttttttcttttttccttttttctttttttttccttttttccttttttcctgtTCTCCCTTCTTCCTattttcctttttcctttttttcccttttttccttttttccttttttccttttttcctttttttcctttttttcctttgtttcctttttttcctttttttcctttttttcctttttttccttttttccttctttccttttcccttttttcctttttcctttcttcctttttttcttttttcctttttttccttttttccttttttcctgttttccctTCTTcctattttccttttttcctttttcctttttttcccttttttccttttttccttttttccttttttcctttttttccttttttcttttttctttttttccttttttccttttttcctttttcccttttttcctgttttccttttttccttttttcctttttttccttttttttccttttttccctttttttccttttttccttttttccttttttccttttttccttttttccttttttccttttttccttttctccttttttccctttttccttttttctttttttcctttttttcctttttttcctttttttccttttttcctttttttcttttttctggaaaaatggaaaaatcttttttccgtttttccttttattcccttttttcatttttttctttttttccttctccttttttcctttttttccattttttctttttttctttttcctttttttccttttttcattttttcttttttttccttttttccttttttctttttttccctttttccttttttccttttttccttttttccttttttcctttttttccttttttccttttttccttttttccttttttccttttttccttttttccttttttccttttttcctttttccttttttccttttttccttttttccttttttccttttttccttttttccttttttccttttttccttttttccttttttccttttttccttttttccttttttccttttttccttttttccttttttcctttttgccttttttcctttttttcttttttccttttttcctttttttcttttttcctttttcctttttcctttttttccttttttcctttttttctttttttccttttttccattttcctttttttccttttttctggaaaaatggaaaaatctttttttccatttttccttttattcccttttttcatttttttctttgtttcctttttcttttttccttttttcctgtttttccattttttctttttttccatttttcctttttccttttttccttttttgcgctattttcatttttttttccattttgggatcatccataaatgacgtagcattatatgggggagggaggagttttgtattttgtgatgatgtgtgacgacaggggggtagggggtcatgtcatgctacgtagcttttttaaaggggaatagaatagaatttttaaaaaatttacggGGGAAATGGCGGgggggggcagagttaccgtcaagctacgtaattaccagggggggggggggggggtatttagaggtttgtgacgaaatgctacgatgggggaggggggtgttaaaaattactcaaaaaatgctacgtcatttatggatcatcccttttcccttttttcatttttttcctttcttccattttctttttttactttttttcttttactttttttcctgttttccatttctttccttttttcctttttccctttcttccatttttttctttttttccttaTTACCTTTCTCCTGTTTTTTTTGTGGGTCTTGTGAAAATTGAGCTGCATACTATTTGTGCACTCTGAATCATTTCACTGAGAAAAACGGAGGACAaacataacagttttattgataGTCCTACTGTGTGCTTTCATAGGTGCGATTAGCAATTTGTCGGAACCAAAACAAACAGCCGCAGCCAAATCAACGCACGCTTAACCTTTTTAAAATGTGTGCAATCCCTATCTTAGCGATAAGCCAATTTCATTTCTGTTGAATGATTCGCAAAGTGTTTGGTCGTTCTCCATCAATTCCACTCAGTTCAAGTCCATCAGCAAGTTGAAAATGTTTGTAATCATTTTACTAGTGGCGCTTTCTGCGCTTTGGTTTCTGATATGGCAATGGCGTACTCGGGTACGCGCTCCGTTTTTGTCGATCCCCGGACCCCCGTCGCTTCCGCTGTTTGGCAACACTTTTCAAATCATCTCCAAATCATCGACGGAATTGTTCCACTGGATGCTGGAACTGGAAGAGCGATACGGAAAAGTATACAAATTAGATGGAATTAACCAGTATTGGTTGTTCTATGCATCGGCAGAGCAGATTGAAAAAATTATGACCAGTGCAGAGTTCAACTGCAAGGGAGATGATTACGATGTGCTTCTCGAGTGGCTTGGAACGGGACTACTGACTAGCAGTGGAAATAAGTGGTTCACCCATCGAAAAGCATTGACACCAGCGTTccatttcaaaattctggatAATTTTGCTCCGGTGTTTGACAGCAAAAGTACTATATTGGCACGAAAGTTGCTCGAAAATGGCGGGGAATCcgtcaaaatatttccattAGTTAAGCTGTACACTTTGGATGTGATCGTTGAAACTGCCATGGGAACGGCATCGGAAGCTCAATCCAAACAGTCCAGTTACACATTGGCGGTGGAAGAAATAGCAGCAATTGCATTCTTTCGAATGTTTAACCGGATTTTCTACTCAAACTTTATGTTCCAGTTCCACAAACTGTACGAACCGTACAAGCGCTGTTTGAAAACCATTCACGACTTTACCCTCTCGGTTATCGAAAAACGGAGGCTCACACTGCTGAACTCGCCCGCCGCCACTGATAAGACAGTAAGCCAGGTACCGGGCGATAGTGAGCTGGGATCAAAATCCAAGAAGGCACTGTTGGACGTTTTATTGCAGACCAATATCGATGGTAGGCCACTGACGAACGAGGAAATTCGGGAGGAGGTGGATACGTTTATGTTTGCGGTAAATATTGAagttttcttattttccttgcGATTGTCTGAGAGAGTTTCTCGAAAATGTTACAAATCGtttcatttcgagaaaaattggTATCTATAGTCAGAAATGTACggacaaatcttttttttttcgtctAAGCAGAAGTATTACGCGCACTGCCTACCATCTGTTAGGCTGTGCTTAATTTTAAAACTTGAGATTTTTAAGAAGCAAGCCAATTTAATCACTCTTAAAATTACActgaaattaattaatttattgaaaaataaaaacatttcgaATAAGTCTTTATTGCTGTGccggagttttttttttaaattgttctggCAATAGGCACGTATGGTTGAGGTTTAGTCGTAGTGCGATGTTTAATTGATGATGCAagtggtttgtttttttttttgcatccaTACAGGGATTTTCATAACAGATTTGTTATGCAGCCCTAGAAGTTAGATAAATGGACTTACTTTATTATTTACAGGTTAGAAAATAATACTAATTTTTAACAGTAACCAGTTATCCGTATTACAAGTAGCCTAATAGAGGTCTCTAAAAGACGTTTCTGATAAAAATTTTAGGTGGACTAAATACTTTTAACAGCCTCCGACGATGTTCTTCTCAAACACATTTTCACGTTCGCTTTTCCAACTCTCAATTACCAGGGTCACGACACAACTGCATCCGCGATTACATTTCTGCTGTACTCACTGGCAAAACATCCGGAAATTCAGCAAAAAGTATACGAAGAAATAACTTCTGTCATCGGTGAGGACAAGGACACACCCGTTAATATCAGGTTTCTCAAAACAATGCACTGAGCACAATAATGAATATAGTGTAGCATTTTTCAGCTTTCTTAATAATCTGAAGTATCTGGATCTTGTGATCAAAGAATCGCTTCGAATCTTTCCACCGGTTCCGTTCATAACTCGAACGGCTCTCAAAGAGGTAAACCTAGCTGGACTGGTTATTCCGGCCGACACGAACCTTACCATCGGTATTTATAATATGCATCATAATGCGGAATACTTTCCGGAACCGGAACGGTTTCTGCCGGAGCGTTTCGAGGCCGAACGTGGAGCGGAAAAGTTGAATCCATACGCATACGTACCGTTCAGTGCCGGAGGTAGGAACTGCATAGGACAAAAGTTTGCCCAGTATAAAAGTTTGCCCAGTATGAAATCAAATCgacgatttcgaaagtaataCGACATTGTCGAGTGGAACTTCCTTTCGCATCCTACGAGCCACAGCTGAAAGCCGAAATGGTCTTGAAACCGCTGGACGACATGCCGTTGAAGTTTTATCCCAGATAAATAAATATGCAAATTCCGCGAATGTAAATGTTTTCGAATGAGTGCaaaaaactttttcgtttctATCATCCCCAAGCCCAGAAACTAATCTCCATATTTGTACACCTCAAAAACCAGCAGGTAATCTACGCTGCTTGCTGCTTCTTTCACGCTTCGCGTCGCTATCTCCCAACAGCCTCTCATTGGCACTTGTGTAGGTACGTAAACATATCCATCTCGCACATGAAGCAGATCCAGTGCTCCTAATTTCACCCGAGCGATGTGTCATAAAATTTCGGAAACTTTCTCATCATCGCTCGAGGCCTTAAAGTTTATTACAATTACAGACACCGTGCCACAGTCTGCCACCCCGTCGTCCGGACAAGTGGGTGACTAAGTGTACGACTGACAGACTTCGCCAACTAAAGTGCCCTAATAAACGCAATCAAAACGATTCCTTCGAAGGGTATGAGAGGGCACTTCATGACATGAGCGTCAACCTTCATCTTTCCCAAAACGTTCCGTGTGTAGAACGGCATGAAATTTGTCattagagtgtgcaaataagcAGGAAAAAGAGAGTATTCTGCTTCACGTGGGCGCAAGCATCTAACGAGATTTTATCAGTTTCAGAACTCGCTGAATGGTGACACACTTGTTCGGAATGGGGGTACGAGAAGAAGCTGCCTATGATCTTTCCGCATTATGTTCGTTTGAGGAAAAACGTGCCTTCAGTAGAAAGTGTAGCTTGGGTGATTCGATAAGGATTAGCGTTATTGTGGCCATCACATTACAGAAATGAGACGgtcttaaaatttgaaaaagttttgttcATCAATGCAATATTCATAGAAGTTTCGTGAATATATAGACACCCTCCTCCTTGTTGCAGTTATAGTCTATTTCGATCTGTCTCCGGGAACACTCGATGATGCTATTAAAAAATCAGGTCGTAATATGGAGAAGATCTCTATTTTAAAGTGAATAAATGGAGGCATTTTTTCTTAGGTATTCTCAGCGGTTTTTGTGTGGTGATAGTGCGGTTGAAGTACAACATTTCTTCCTTCGTTACCCTGGAACCTGGGTTTGCTTATGCTCAGAACACGCCTTGTACTTACTACAATAAGATTCTCACGTGCCAGTAGTGCAAACAGTCAGCACACTGTGGAAACCAGTACCGAAGACAGACAGACGCtgaagaatgaccggaacggtgagaatgaagaaacggtgaaaattcaccttgacgatctgcttataggagacattgggggccGATGGGTCAATTGGGAGGAATTGGAGGCTGCGACGGCgatcacgatactgttgggaatatgtgatgacatcatcacagttcctcgatggcggagtggttaacgcacccaactagagactgggagatcgcaggttcgattcctgcttgaggacatatcttttctcagtgtttccagtaaaaaggtgaattttcaccgtttcgtcattctcaccgttccggtcattctttctctgtctgttttccagtggacagtttcataaaaatccttgaaaaaaagaaaaaaacaaagactcacgtcaaaacaagggATGTACGTCAAGAGAAGTTAAATAAGCCATGCCGTTCTTCAACGCATTAAAGATAAGAGCCAGCACCGCCAACCAGATGACAGGAAACTAAGAAGAGGGTTTCGCGACCGCCATCCGTTTTCAATACATACATAATCAGATCTGCACGAAATCATGACTATcactttttcatcaaaatgtacgtaaaacttcagtcacaaatcaaaatgatcgtcTTTTTCAGTTGAGAGAACTTAAGCAACAAAAACTGAGTATAGTGAGTGCCAACAGCAGTGACGAAGAAGAGTGAGAATAAAAGTGACGGCACGCAGCGCAGACAGCAGAGTCAAGTGAGAACACAATGCAAAATCGTCTCTTTCCGTTTTGTTAACTTCGCGCTGTTTTGTCTACCTcgcaaattcaacaagcgtagtTTTTATTCACTGAATTAACACCATATTATTCAATCACTAGCCAGTATTTATTGACCATTCGCACTTGCCTTAAATTTGATCGAAAACTACTATACTGATATTTGAACTTGAAAGATACTTATTGTTAGTTAAAAAGCATATATATACTTATATGCTCAACATGACTAAAACTCAACACATCACATGACTAAAATGCTAACAAcctatttgttttgatttccttgcatttCAAGTCTGCCTACTGCTATTGGGAATAGGTTAGGTTTTCTATCTTCTCTATGCTCTAGACTGCGAATTAAC encodes:
- the LOC131681820 gene encoding probable cytochrome P450 4d14, which translates into the protein MTSAEFNCKGDDYDVLLEWLGTGLLTSSGNKWFTHRKALTPAFHFKILDNFAPVFDSKSTILARKLLENGGESVKIFPLVKLYTLDVIVETAMGTASEAQSKQSSYTLAVEEIAAIAFFRMFNRIFYSNFMFQFHKLYEPYKRCLKTIHDFTLSVIEKRRLTLLNSPAATDKTVSQVPGDSELGSKSKKALLDVLLQTNIDGRPLTNEEIREEVDTFMFAGHDTTASAITFLLYSLAKHPEIQQKVYEEITSVIGEDKDTPVNISFLNNLKYLDLVIKESLRIFPPVPFITRTALKEVNLAGLVIPADTNLTIGIYNMHHNAEYFPEPERFLPERFEAERGAEKLNPYAYVPFSAGGRNCIGQKFAQYKSLPSMKSNRRFRK